The following are from one region of the Nicotiana tabacum cultivar K326 chromosome 3, ASM71507v2, whole genome shotgun sequence genome:
- the LOC107783707 gene encoding uncharacterized protein At2g34460, chloroplastic produces the protein MEGSAIKEAGISISQKKKIFVAGATGNTGKRIVEQLLAKGFAVKAGVRNVDKAKSILPEANPLLQIVKADVTEGSAKLADAIGGDSDAVICATGFQPSLNLLTPWKVDNFGTVNLVDACQKLGIDRFILISSILVNGAAMGQLFNPVYIILNVMGLVLVAKLQAERYIRKSGINYTIIRPGGLKNDPPQGNIVMQPEDTLFRGSISRDQVAEVAVEALLHPESHYKVVEIVAGTDIPKRPFEELFGSIKQQ, from the exons ATGGAAGGAAGTGCAATCAAGGAGGCGGGTATCAGTATCAgtcagaagaagaaaatatttgtagctggtgcaactggaaATACTGGGAAGAGAATTGTTGAGCAGCTTTTGGCTAAAGGTTTTGCTGTTAAGGCCGGGGTTCGTAATGTTGACAAGGCTAAGTCTATCTTACCTGAAGCAAACCCTCTTCTTCAAATT GTGAAAGCAGATGTGACAGAGGGATCAGCTAAACTTGCTGATGCTATTGGTGGTGATTCAGATGCTGTAATATGTGCTACAGGCTTCCAGCCTTCATTGAACTTGTTGACACCTTGGAAG GTTGATAATTTTGGCACAGTGAACCTTGTGGATGCATGTCAAAAACTTGGTATTGATAGGTTCATCCTTATAAGTTCAATTCTCGTCAACGGGGCTGCAATGGGTCAGTTGTTCAATCCAGTTTATATAATCCTTAATGTTATGGGACTCGTATTGGTAgcaaagcttcaagctgagagaTACATACGTAAATCTGGCATCAACTACACAATTATTAGGCCTGGTGGGCTAAAAAACGATCCACCACAAGGGAATATAGTCATGCAACCAGAG GACACCCTTTTTCGAGGCTCAATATCCAGAGATCAGGTAGCTGAAGTTGCAGTCGAGGCATTACTCCATCCAGAATCTCATTACAAAGTCGTGGAGATAGTGGCAGGTACTGACATCCCTAAACGTCCATTCGAGGAGCTCTTTGGTTCAATAAAACAGCAGTGA